The genomic stretch GGGCTGGGAATGGAGCTCAGTTAGTAAAGCCTGGCAGGCCCGAAGCCCTGGGAGTTCGATtccccaacactgcataaacTAGATGTAGCGAAGATGTTCATGTGTAGCCGCACTGGAggggtaaaggcaggaggagcccAAGGACATCTTGGCTACGTagtgggttccaggctagcctgggctacatgaggactctgtctctaaaacaaaatgaaaatagaaaattacgCTGCTCTGGAGCAGACGTTCTGTGTCAGAAAGAATTATGGTCATGAACTGACTCTTCTCTTCCGATGGGGATCttaggaggaggcagaaacagccaTGGCTCTGGAAGTCAATCCCAATGACATCTCCATGAaccagaaagagctggaaagaatGAATGCTTGCTTCGCTCTCCAGGACAAGATCCTTGAACGGCTGTTGTTCAGTGAGATGAAGCTTAAGGTCTTGGAAAACCAGATGTTCGTCATATGGAATAAGATGAATCGCCGCCGGTGGGCCAGCAGGCACCGGAACTTCTCCAGGAGGAGGCACAGGACGAGAAGGAATGAGTCCACTTTCTCCACAGTCTCTAACTATACTACCAATACCCCCACTGAATGTGATTGAGATGGGCCAGCTTCTGCTGATGTGATCTTGACCCAGTGTACGTGTCTGGTTTTGCTGTTGTCTTtgctgctgctgtaacaaaatatctgagcctgggaactttataaagaaaagaagcttgGTTTAATTCACAGTACTGGAGGTCTAAAGAATGTGATGCTAGCAGTGGCTTTCTGCGAGGGCTTCAAAGAGAATAGCaccacattttgtgtgtgtgtgtgtgtgagagagagagagagagagagacagagacagagacagagacagagacagacagacagagacagagacagagacagagacagagacagagacagagacagagacagagacagagacagaaaagccaggaaagccaaagctactTTGTGACAACCTCTACTGAATTAAGGacgcagctcagtggtagagtacttgccagGGATGtataaggtcctgggttcaatcctcagtattTCAAAAATGAAGCAATCAAAACAGCACTCTCTTTGGCTCATCAGCTTAAGCCATTTCCCACCAGGTTAccctgacaacccaagttcaattcctagaacctgCCTACAAGGTTgggggagagaactgactcctggaacttgtcctctaacctccacacttGTTATGAATATACACTcgaacacatacacaaaataatatataataaaataaaataaaagcagcaaaCACCCTTCTCTTGAGGTAACCAATTCAGCCCctgattctttattttattttttatttaatgtgcattagtgttttgcctacatgtatgtctgtgtgagggtgtcagatcttggagttacagataattgtgagctgccatgtgagtgctgggaatcgaacccacgccctctggaagagcagtctgtgttttttatttgtttgtttgtttgtttgtttgttgttgttgttgttgttgtttttcgagacagagtttctctgggtagccttgggtatcctgaactcgctttgtagaccaggctggcctagagcgcacagcgatccgcctgtctctgcctcccaaatggtgggattagaggtatgtgccatctctccagcccccccagcACTAGACTTTTGCTGTAACAAAAACACCATGATTAAaaggaacttggggaggaaagccTTAATCTGGTTTACAGATTAAATCATCAAGGGAGGCCAGGGTAGGAACAGAAGCAGGAAGTAGAGATCACAGAGAGTGGTCagctaccttttttgttttgttttgtttttttcccccttttgagacaggcccAGCTGCCCTGGAAGACCAGgtcctgtagaccaagctggcttcagactctctgcttcctgagtgctggggttaaaggaacATACCACCATATGTAGCTCTCAACTACCTTTCTTATAGCCCAGAGATGCTACCACCCACAATGACCTTTGGCCCTCTTGAATCACTTAGCAGCCAAGAAAACGCCCATAGATCAACTAGTGGAGGCAACTCTTTAGTTGAGGTCCCCTCTTGCCAGGTGAGCCGTTACCAACCAAGGTTAGACACACCTTGCTCTTGCTCTGGaccaagttcccagcacccataccaggcagctcacaaccgtctgcaactccagctccagggactccaaCACTAATGTCTGGTCTCCCTGGTCACCTGCAAATATGAGGGTATACATACTCACACTGGCACACGcgtgtaaattttaaaaaaggaatcttAACATTTTGTTACAGTTACTTATGTATGTACACCCATCCTGAGGGTCAAACTCAGCATGTGCCTGCagccactgacccatcttgctGGCGCTgaatggcatttttaaaattttgtatttggtGGCTCCTTAGACATGTTCTGTCATCATGTATCTGCCTGGTGGGGGTAGATCTGTACTCTTCCTCCAGTGCCTGGTTAGAGTGCGCCATATTAACAATACACAGCTctgagccctggggaggcagaagaagcaggtctttatgagttcgaggacagccaaggctacatagagaaatcctgtttcagaaaaaccaaaaaccactcaggaggcacaggcaggtggatcaccagcctggtgtacaaatcgagtccaggacagctaaggctatacaaaaaaaaccctgtcttgaaaaaccaaaacccaaaccaaacaaaaaacaaaacaaaaaccccacaaaacaaacaaaaacccccaaactccaacaaacaaaagccaacaatAATCAtaacaaccccccaaaaacaatACAGCTCTGAGTGACAGTGACAATACAGTTCTTGCTCAGAGTGGCAGCCGCAGCCTTCCATACAACTCCCCACAGGCCTTTTTAGCTGGGGATCTCAACTGGAAAATTGGCTTTAGCCTAtcacacttcttcttcttcttcttctttttaatgatttatttattattatgtatacattatagatggttgggagccaccatgtggttactgggaattgaactcaggacctctggaagcgcagtcagtgctcttaaccactgagccatctctccagccccatcacacTTCTTCTATTAGGCACTCTatagtcttcttttttaaaatatcaatgcacagatggtggtggtgcacacctttaatcccagaattctggcaacagagacagtcagatctctgaggccagcctagtgcacagaatgagttccaggacagtcagggctacacagagaaaccctgtcttaacaaacaaacgaacaaacaacaaaacaaaagcccaaaacaaaataaataaagcaaaacaagggttttgcctgcatgtatacacatacaccacTTCTAAGTCTACCACCTTGGGAGGCCAGAGCTGGCCTTGGATCCCcaggcactggagttacagatggttgtgagcttccatgtgggtgctgggaattgaacccaggtcttctggaggagcaTCCAGTGCTCAGAACCACTGTGCAGTCTCTCCAGTCCATGTTTTGAATACTCTATTCttggtatataattttaaataaatgaaagaaaagtttaaaagttaccagtgagatggctcagtggttaagagcactgtctgctcttccagaggtcctgagttcaactctgaCCATCcgtagggtggctcacaaccatctgtaatgtgatctaatgccctcttctggcacacaggtgtacatgcaaatagagcactcataaacaataaataaataatttttaaaaagtaaccagTGGAGCATGGGGATTAGCTTGATTGGTAGAGTGATTGCTGACTATGCTTGAAGCCCCGAGTTCGAGCCCTAGCACCGTATAAGTTaggtgtgtacatatatatttgttgttgttttttaacttaaaaaaaaaaaacctttattttgtatcattggtgttttgcctgcatctatgtctatgtgagggtatcagatcttgaagttacaggcagttgtgagctgctatgtgagtgctgagatttgaacttgtgtcctctggaagagcagtcagtgcccttaaccgctgaaccatctctccagccccatatgtatatatttgtaatcccagcactcaggaggtggaggcgaGAGAATCAGAAGTCCTTGGCTACTTAGTGTCTTCAAGTCTAGTCTGGACTACAAGAggttctatctcaaaaaaaaaaaaaaaaaaaaaaagattgccttaaaataaagataatacatCAAAACTGTGTTATGTTCCATTTATAGCTTAGCTGTCTACTCAAGAATAAATAACTGTGAATGCTGGATTAAAAAGTGGGAgatgaagccaggcgtggtggagcacacctgtaatcccagcacttgggaggcagaggcagccagatcgctgtgagtttgagaccagcctggtctacaaatcgagtccaggacagagaaactctctctctctctctccctctctctctctctctctctctctctctctccatctctctctcaagatttatttatttattatgtatacagtgttctgcctacatataacgcctacaggccaggagagggcaccagatctcattacagacggttgtgagccaccatgtggttgctgggaattgaactcaggacctttggaagaacaggcagtgctcttaacctctgagccacctctccaacccccaagaaaccctttcttgaaaaacaataacaataggaataaacatttttaaaaaagaaagaaagaaagaaaagaaaagaaaggaaagaagaaagcaagcaagccaggtatggtggaatatgcctgtaatcccagcacttgggaggcagaggcaggtggattgctatgagttccaggccagcctggtctacagagtgagttctaagaccgccaaagctacacagagaaaaccctgtcttggaaaaacaaaaacaaaaaaacaagaaaggtggTTGGGGtaagaagttgtcctctgaactacacacacacacacacacacacacacacacacacacacacacacacacacacagaggcatgcatgcacgtgtgcacacacacatacacattcacacttGTCACACAGATAAAAGAGGTAAGCAGATGTTGATTACCAGACTAGTACCAACTGCAGTTTTTCTTAAGGAGAACCAGAAAGGAAACAGTTGCCTCACTGTGACCCCACGCCACACTGGTACCCCACTTAAACATGCTGCAGGTCACACCCTGGGACCTGTATAGGTTGCCAGCCAGTCCCTAAAGGCGCCCCTGTGTTGGCCTGTGTGCTTTCTCCCCTGGAATCCTTCACTTTTCACATCTGCTGTTCTAATTCATTCTCTTCCGAAACCACCAACTCTGGGCGGCCTCCCTCCAGGCAGTTCTCAACACAGAGGTCACATCTATCCCCACTGCTTTCCCCAGAGGCGCAAGGTTTGAAAGCTTGGCATCCATTAAGAGGTGAAGTGATGGACTCTCGGGATatatgtgcaaagccctgggtctcATCCCTGcattgcagaaaagaaaaaggaaagaaagaaaattggatttccccttattcccctcccctatgactgttcctgagggggattaccttcccctgtatatgctcatagggtaacctgctgtccttcctctgagtgccaccaggtctcctcctccaggggacatggtcaaatgtgaggcaccagcgtatgtgagaaagtcatatcccactctccagtcaagtgtggagactgttctgaccattaactagaagaatgggaggacacaagggatgggataaccattgagatgtaacaagaataaattaataataaaaaattaaaaaaagaaaaagaaaattgcatttcGAGGGTGAGACCCCAGAATAGAATCTAGGTAGTTCTACGGGACCTGATGAGCAGAGACAGCCTTGAGTCAACGTGTATTTCCTCCCATGGTTAAAACCACATCAAGGACCCCAGTGCTTCAGACCCACAGGAATGtcaacccccccctccccacccgaCCCTGCTGGCCCGCTCCCAGTGTGAGGTTCAGAGGAATGCAAAGCCCTCCTCTGGTGTGAACACTGACAGTGTGTGTAAGctagcaactgcagcttcctcctcctgtgtaGAGCGCTACAGTGTTTACAGAGGTTCACGGAGACTTCCCACCGGGACAAGCTAACCCAGCCCCCCGTGCTGCAGGTAATAAGCACTGGGGTCCCAGCTGTTTTAGACGTTGGTGTGGCTTTATCAGAGTGCATAGGGTCGCCCAACCTGAGCttttctgtctatgtgtctgttcttttctttgtttccttatcACTGCAGTCTGGTCTGCAGGATCAAGCCAAGCAAGGCGCAGCAGCTGGCCACAGACAGTCCCTATAAAAGGTCTAGTCTGGCCGGTCGGGTGATGcgaacctttaatcccagcactcaggagacagaggcaggcagatctctgagtttgaggccagcctggtctacagggagagttccaagacagccagggctacacggagaaaccctgtctcgaaaagccaacacacacacacacacacacacacacacacacacacacacacacacacacacacgcacacacacacgcacacgcgcacacacgcctAGCCTGGCCCCTTGTCTCTCTTGGCTTCCGGACTCATCACATGACCTTACCATCTTGCACATATTCCTACCATGATTTAATTGACTATAATGAGACATGGGGGAAGGGCTCTTCAGAGCCAGGGCCATATTTTGGAAAACTCCCAAATCATCAGCTAAATAGGCCTCTTCCTTATggagtgggttttttgtttgtttgtttgctttgtcttttttcgagacagggtttctctgtgtagccttggctgtcctggactctctttgtagaccaggctggcctctaactcagtgatccgcctgcctctgcctcccaagtgctgggattaaaggcgtgcaccaccactgcctggcgttgttggttttttttaatttttaaaaattttcttcattttttgagacagggtttcattgtgtagccttggctgttctagacagagatacgcctgcctctgcctcccgagtgttgggattaaaggcctgtgccatcgcTGCACCACATTTCAGGCAATGGTGAACCGGTCACTCCTTTGATAAGGTGAATCAGAGCACACTGATCCTCGGCTCCAACCTCAAAGactccccctctccctcagaaGGACACCCTGTGGTCTTCCCTGTCTGGAAGGTTCTATATGACTTCCCTTCTTAACACCTCTTGATCTTGTCAACTATCTGGCTCCTTGCTCCGTCTGTCCCAGCCTCCAGACTTCTCGCATTGCCTTTGAAATCACGAGGCATCTGAAACTGAAGGCACCCACAGTCCCGCCACAGGGAGCACTTCTCATAGACGGCCCCCTGCTTCACTGACCCCTCAGTCAGTTCCTCTTCAGCCTCTCTCACCAACTCTATGTATTTTCCACCGCATGTGgcgttttcttttctaaaaatcattaatttttttcttcttttttttggtgtgtgtgtgtggggagggtagtggttttgagacaggatttctctgtgtagcctcggctatcatgaactccctttatagacctggctggcctcaaactcacagtgatccacctgcctctgcctccctgagtgctgagcacatgaccatgcctggctcaaaaagtgttttctttccttctttcttttttttttttttcctgtttttcaaagtatttgtacaaactgttttttttccccccagtaaatcttatttatttatctttattttctgttcaggggtgttttgcctgcatatatgagGGTGCCaggtccccctggaactggagtaacagacagatgtgagctgccatgtaggtgctgggaattgaactcaggacctctcgaagagcagccagtactcttaaccactgagtcatctctccagccccctccaaaaagtgttttcttaattatgtgtatgtgtctgtgtttctgtgtgggcatgtgcatgtgagcacaggtgacctcagaggccagaggcatcagattccctggagcccgagttacaggcagttgtcagcttTGAAGTGTGGGGTGCTAAGTGCATACTTAATCTCAAAGCCATTGTCttgcccctttttctttctttctcccccaaaACAGCCTTTCTCCACGTATcctagactgtcctggaactcactcagtatgtcaggctggcctcgaactcaaaaatctgcctgccactgcctcctgactgctgggattaaaggtgtgcgccaccatgcatggctcccctttctcctcctcctcctcttctttctttcctcctcctctttctcttcctcctcttttgttttttgagacaggattttctgtgtaacaagagccctggctgtcctagactcactttgtagatcaggctggcctcaaacccacagagatcagcttgccactgcctcccaggtgctgggattaaaggcgtgtgccaccgtgcccggctctcctccttttcttttaaacaaagtttctctctctctctctctctctctctctctccccccacccccgcgggGTGTATGCGTGAggagcacatgtgcatgtgcctatgcgggtgtgcctgtgtctctggtGTCTTTCTCATTCACTTTCCATCCCGTTTTCTTTAAGATGGGATCTCTTCCTGAACTAGCTCAGCAATCAACGAGTCTACCTGGCCCATGAGTCTCCAGGAGCCTTTCCCAAGCCACCTCCCCGCCTCCCCAACCTTCTCCCTCCCTGCGCAGGGCTTATAaacatccaattttttttttttttccccattctagCCCATGGGCCGTGGAACTGAACTCAAGTGCTCTTGTTTGGCTGCAAGCACTTTACGCACCCAGCCATCTCCCCATGCCCTGTACGCCTGAGCCAGACTCAgcaagttgcccaggctggcctggaacttgtgtgATAACGTTTGGCCATTATAAACTTTGGTCCTCCAGTCTCAGCCTTCTGGGTAGCTGGATTACAAGCCTGCATCATCAAGTCTGGCTTAAAGTGTAATTTTGTTGACATCCTTTTTCAATCACCTGTACCTTTAAAGTAGATCCCTGGGCTACTGAGGTGTCTCGGTGGATAAAGACAGTTGCCACCAAACCTCAGAGCCTGAATTTGATCACTAGAAGCCATTTGGCAAGGGAGAGACTCCagcaagttatcctctggcctccacttgcatGCCTGCAGACGCTCcgcaaaaaatatataaacaaggtttggagagatggctcagaggttaagagcactgatttctctgagttcaattcccagcaaccacatggtggctcacaaccatctataatgtgatctgatgccctcttctggtttgcaggtgtacatgcaggcagaacactgtatatataacaataaataaataaatctttaaaaaaatacggggcacatgcctgtaatcctagcatttgggaggccaggacaggcagattgctgtgagttcgaggccagcctggtctacaaagcaagtccaggacagccaagataacacagagaaaccctgtctcgaaaaacttaaaaaacaaaacaaaacaaaacaaaaacataaatagatataaaaactttaaacttttttaaaaaaagggtggggccaggccaggccttttaatctcagtacttaggaggcagagggaggcagatttctgagttcaaggccagtctggagtaCAGAGTcaattccaagatagccagggatacagaaAGAAACTCTTCCGGAAAACCAGCCAACccatcaaaaatgaaaatatataaaactaatgaaaataaatatataaaaaatatataataaatgacaataatataaatataaaagtaatatataaagataaatatacaatatactatgtgtaatatatataatatataaagtaaatatatataaaaatgacaatatatatattcaaactaAAAGACAGTCCTGTGGCTAAGAGTAGGACAATTGTCTTCCCCCAAGAGAAGAGACCCATGACAGGAGGGTCAATTACAGTGACTAACTTTGTCGGGCACTCTTGGTGGGCAGTGGCCATGTGTTCCACCTGTGGCCACCCTCCTATTCAGCCTTCACTGAAGGCTAGTGTCTTCAGTCACCCATGTACAGATGAGGCCCTGAAAAACCTGAGCAAAGTGACACATGTAGTAAGGATCAGGCCAGAGGTTTGAACTCTGCAGTCTGGCCCAAGGGTCCCTGCAATGGTTGGTGCGTACACTGTTAGGTCAAAGATCAAGAGACAACGGGAGACTAGAGCACTTGCTGCGTCTGCAGAgaccctgagtttggttctcagcacccatgctgACATGCtaacagctacctgtaactctaactcTGGGGGATATGACACCcacttctgaccttcacagggcTCTACACTCATGTGCCCAAAGctatacacaggtacacacaaacagataattaaaacacaacatttgtttttgttttgtttgtttgtttttgagccagggtttctctgtgtagcctcggctgccctaaattcgctttgtagaccaggctggcctccaactcacagtgatctgcctgcctctgcctcccaagtgctgggatgaaaggtatgcaccaccacgcccagcttaaaaaCACAATATTTTAACAGGAGAGACAGCCAGGATGATATGCGATATCTCATGTAAAAAGAAGAGGGTTGATTAATtccttccatgtgtgtgcatgggggctggggcgcgcgcgcgtgcgtgtgtgtgtgtgtgtgcgtgtgtgtgtttgatctTTCTAGTTCCTTTGGTGCAGAACCTGAACAGCAATTCTCTAGTAAAACTCCTTTAAAGGAAGAGCAAGCTGGGACCTACTGTGTACATCTTCTGCCACCTAGTGGTGATATTGCTGTATGACATGCTGTGGATTCTCCTCTGGCCGAATTGGAAATAACCCTGACTTATTTACAAGGGAAAAATAGCTGCCTCCAGAGCTGGGTCAACTTAATATCCAGGAGGGAGAGCCACAGAAGACAGGTGAGAAGTCTTGCACGCCCTTGCAATAAATTAACTGACTCAGACCATCAGCCAGCCCTGGCTTTGACATGCTGCCCTTGCCCTGCAGGACGTCATAGTCAGAGAGATGCATAAGGAAGGTATCCTCAGTGGGGCTCTTGTATTCCAACCTCGGCCTTGGCACTTCCTGGGAAGTTCATAGATTCTGCTTTGTGCAATTTAGTGTGCCGATCAAAGACACAGACAGGGCCTGTaagacagctcagtaggtagcagtgcttgtcaccaagcctgatgacttgaactccatccctgggacccacacagtggaaagagaaaactaattCTTTCAAATGGCCCTCTGACATCCTAGAAAGTTCCTTAAGAAAAATCTAAAGTCATCTTTGGGACCGGGCTGGGAGTTTGATGCCTGAGCCATGAGAGCCAGCCTTGGCAGAACCCTTCCTAGGGCAGGTTCCTGGTTTTTGGCTTTACGAGCACTGCCCTTCTTAATCAGACATTGTCCTTGtatataaagaaactgagagAGTTCCTGAGCATTTAACACCAAGGCCTCACACTATGTTCTCAGGTGACTGGTGAACTGGTTTGAGCCTGGAGGCATGTGCCTGATGCATGTCCTGGGGGCTGTCCTTTGTCACCTCTTTTCTACCCTGGGTTCCTTTGTGTGCCCACTCTCACCCCAGCTCTAGAGCTTCTGCAGTGTCTGGCACTCTGACACATCTGGCCAGCTTCCCTACTGCTGGGGCTTCTGGGAGCTAATCCTCTGggcagaggacagggagggaTTAGCGCTGGAGAAAAGAGGGCCACATCTGTCACTGCTGGGAGTTTGGGCAAAGCCCATGCTGAGAGTGCAGGAGGACCTTCCTGTCCCTTGGAACACGGGGACCTGAATCGCGGGTTCTATTGGATCCTTCTGGAAGTAGGTAAGACATGAGAGTTTggggcaggctggggaggggagctgggatCAGATGCCTGGGTCTGTTGGTAGATTTGGGGTTGGTGTGATGCCCGCCTCTTCAGGTTTGCCTGAGGTAAAAAGGGTTTCTGGGAAATGTGGGTCTTTCCGTGCAAGAACCAGGACAGTTCTGGGCAAATGGGAGGTGCTGTGAGTCATCCTGGATGAGGCTTCCAAGCTTGGAAACTGAGGGTCCCCTTTCCCACGGCCCTCATCTTTGCCTTGTTTTCTGGctattctctgtcttcctcttttcccaggacttatctttattattaattgtatatgagtgctttgtctacCTGTATGTTTGCATCACATGCATGCGTCATATCCCTGgggagtgtcagatcccctggagctggggttacagacggttgtgagcggCTGTGTAGaggcagggaattgaacccagatcctctggaacagcacCCAGtcatcttaacctctgagccatctcctgaggaGGCCCTGTCTCTCCACCACTCCCACTTCCTTTTGCATTTGCTCCTCTCAGTTTCCTTTCCACAGGGTCTCCTGAGCTGCAGGCCTGAATCCTCAGGGAGCTGGAATCTTCCATGCCTTGGGAAGGATGAAGACTCGGGTGAGGCTCAAACCGGAAGTCATAGATCAACTTGTCAGCACCTAGGTTCCTCCCCCAAGCACCTGCTCGATgactctgccctccctcccaccctggcTGGTTCACCTgacactcccccccccactcccccacccccgtgcagAGCCTCTGCCCTTGTCTGTTTCTCTGTAGAGCAAGCACAGCAAGGGTGATGGTTGCGCTAACACTTATTACTGTTACATGGCTTGTTCACTGATTCATGCTTCATGCACAGCTTTGCAGGGGCTCCAggggtggtgtgtatgtgtgtgtgtgtgtgtgtgtgtgtgtgagttgtcaGGCTCCAAGAGGTGAAGTCATTTGTCCAAAGCTGGAAGGCGCAGAGCTGAAGTCAGGTTCTGCTTGCTGCCCTTCCCTGAGTGTTATACAAATGACGTCATAGTCTGTCTGGctttgagtctggcttatttcacttagcgcTGTGCACTTAAGGTTTATCTACATTGTTGTATATATCAAGactctattcttttttgtttgttttgtggtgtttccgagacagggtttctctgttttagctctggctgtcctagaactcattctgtagaccaggctggccttgaactcacagagatctttactgcctctgcctcctgagtgctgccaccaccgcctggcccaatATTCTATTCTTTACATTGCTACGTTAGACCCCATTGCATGGAtgaatgtaccatattttttttttttcttcatccacaATTGAAGAGCAGTTGGTTGACTTGGGCCCTTGAAAGCTTATAAgtagctaggga from Acomys russatus chromosome 29, mAcoRus1.1, whole genome shotgun sequence encodes the following:
- the Tex46 gene encoding testis-expressed protein 46, with the translated sequence MLGELIFLLRGFLGVLASSGTIGAILAWLISFKPALFGFLLLLLLLSNWLVKNELNQAPSQTQREAETAMALEVNPNDISMNQKELERMNACFALQDKILERLLFSEMKLKVLENQMFVIWNKMNRRRWASRHRNFSRRRHRTRRNESTFSTVSNYTTNTPTECD